The Paenibacillus sp. MBLB1832 genome has a window encoding:
- a CDS encoding response regulator transcription factor: protein MSDIVKTLVVDDHPLFARATKSLLDEIDRIEVIGVVSNAKECLEQVQLHQPGLVFLDYQLPDQTGTEVAAQLKQLYPHIHVVIFTGIELTGIYNKLIEMKVSGVLSKESSERTIKNMVYCILDGYTMIPLSFFNQMQLNDADAGEECELQDEEVLMMNMLVKGATHEQIAERIFMSKRTVDNYLRKIYDKWGAKSRTEALEKFIKSKYYN from the coding sequence TGACCATCCTTTATTCGCGAGAGCGACCAAGTCGTTACTTGATGAGATTGATCGCATTGAGGTGATCGGAGTCGTAAGCAATGCGAAGGAATGCTTGGAGCAGGTGCAATTGCATCAGCCCGGGCTTGTCTTCCTGGACTATCAGCTGCCCGATCAGACCGGTACGGAAGTCGCAGCGCAATTGAAGCAGTTATATCCGCATATTCATGTTGTCATTTTCACAGGCATTGAGCTTACTGGCATTTATAATAAATTAATTGAAATGAAAGTCAGCGGCGTCCTCTCAAAAGAGTCGAGTGAACGAACGATTAAGAACATGGTGTATTGTATTTTGGATGGGTATACGATGATTCCTCTGTCCTTTTTCAATCAAATGCAGTTGAATGATGCGGATGCTGGCGAAGAGTGCGAGCTGCAAGATGAAGAAGTGTTGATGATGAACATGCTGGTCAAAGGGGCCACACACGAACAGATCGCAGAGCGCATCTTCATGAGCAAGCGGACTGTCGATAATTATTTGCGTAAAATTTATGATAAATGGGGCGCCAAATCGAGAACCGAGGCCCTGGAGAAGTTCATTAAAAGTAAATATTACAACTGA